From one Parambassis ranga chromosome 5, fParRan2.1, whole genome shotgun sequence genomic stretch:
- the LOC114435716 gene encoding zinc finger protein 3 homolog — protein sequence MTKLELLNVFLNDRLTAAAEEIFRAVKETVVEYQSEILRSKEENERLKRLLNVAVQRLLLQPESHSVQSQEVGQLCESDWRSNVELLPQVKEEPKLRNIENDCSQEVRDLEEGSCSRAELQRSHPQPATPPLPTSTEIKMENDGGDTRKQQPASSLSSLVQSNSRAANFCSTAKSHRTQKADLLRSNGKQSTHLIQIHNVRSLKLPPSRSSHPAPSIQRWHSCKECGKGFSFACQLEVHMRWHTKEKPYSCTVCRKSFTTVSMLKRHHRIHTGEKPFRCHVCGKCFNQSAHLNTHFRLHTRERSGWSRAPHCK from the exons ATGACCAAGCTGGAGCTGCTAAACGTGTTTCTGAATGACCGGCTGACAGCGGCCGCAGAGGAGATTTTTCGCGCCGTTAAAGAAACGGTGGTGGAGTACCAGAGCGAAATCCTGCGCTCTAAGGAGGAGAACGAGCGACTCAAACGTCTCCTAAATGTAGCCGTCCAGCGGCTCCTACTACAACCAG AGTCTCACTCTGTTCAGTCCCAAGAAGTGGGTCAGCTCTGTGAGTCTGACTGGAGAAGCAATGTGGAGCTGCTGCCACAAGTTAAAGAAGAACCAAAGCTTAGAAACATTGAGAACGATTGTTCACAGGAAGTAAGAGACTTAGAAGAAGGGAGCTGCAGTCGTGCTGAGCTGCAGAGGTCCCATCCTCAACCCGCCACCCCACCTCTGCCAACATCCACAGAGATTAAGATGGAGAACGATGGAGGTGACACCAGGAagcagcagccagccagcagctTATCGTCACTTGTGCAGtcaaacagcagagcagctaaTTTTTGCAGCACTGCAAAGAGTCACAGGACTCAAAAAGCAGATTTGCTTCGCTCAAATGGAAAACAGAGCACGCACTTAATCCAGATCCATAACGTAAGGTCCCTGAAGCTGCCACCTTCTCGCTCATCCCACCCAGCCCCGAGCATCCAGAGGTGGCACAGCTGCAAAGAGTGCGGCAAGGGCTTCAGCTTCGCCTGCCAGCTGGAGGTTCACATGCGCTGGCACACAAAGGAGAAGCCGTACAGCTGCACAGTGTGCCGCAAGAGCTTCACCACAGTCAGCATGCTCAAAAGGCACCACCGCATTCACACCGGGGAGAAGCCTTTCCGATGCCATGTCTGCGGGAAATGCTTCAACCAGTCTGCACATCTCAACACACACTTCAGGCTGCACACCAGAGAGAGGTCCGGCTGGAGCCGAGCACCACACTGCAAGTGA